One segment of Thermococcus sp. DNA contains the following:
- a CDS encoding SufD family Fe-S cluster assembly protein — protein sequence MSEITVQEAKEIIAQEIDNLARRNNEPGWMTRIRYKALDAFENAPHRDPIISEDELLRFIAKPEITGIPEHIESLEDLPPGMRELLDRLGISEVEQKYIAGLAVQTDTGIIYNEFLKEWAKKGLVVLPMEEAVKKYPDVVKRHFLQLFRADESKMAAYHTAVWNGGIFLHVKRGLKVPFPLHLFFLIQESALAQAPHIIIIAEPDSEFHLIEGCTAPVLVKHSLHLDMTEAYLHEGAKVQLTVLQNWPEYVHTRPMTRARIGKGARFINTTVGLGTGRSNIANPKYWVNENGYVELNGIILGQRDWYVDLGGEMYLQGRGAAGINASKAVIMDGSTVITRGRIVAKAPKTRGHINCDALLMSDRATMETYPGLVSKVDDAELSHEAAIGKIREEELFYLMSRGLSEEKATQLIVKGFLEPMLRDIPMEFLVEIRKIIELSVSGSM from the coding sequence ATGAGTGAGATAACCGTCCAAGAGGCCAAGGAGATAATAGCACAGGAGATAGACAACCTTGCGAGGAGAAACAATGAACCTGGGTGGATGACGCGGATAAGGTACAAGGCGCTGGATGCCTTTGAAAACGCTCCTCACAGAGACCCGATTATAAGCGAGGACGAGCTCCTCCGTTTTATTGCAAAGCCGGAAATAACTGGCATTCCCGAGCATATAGAAAGTCTTGAAGATCTGCCCCCGGGGATGAGGGAACTCCTCGACAGACTTGGTATAAGTGAAGTCGAACAGAAATACATAGCCGGACTGGCTGTTCAGACTGACACCGGCATCATCTACAACGAGTTTCTCAAGGAATGGGCAAAGAAAGGTCTCGTAGTTCTGCCGATGGAAGAGGCGGTTAAGAAGTACCCCGATGTTGTTAAACGGCATTTCCTTCAGCTTTTCCGTGCAGATGAGAGCAAAATGGCCGCCTACCACACGGCGGTATGGAACGGTGGAATCTTCCTCCACGTTAAGAGGGGTCTCAAAGTTCCGTTCCCTCTTCACCTGTTCTTCTTGATTCAGGAAAGTGCCTTGGCCCAAGCACCGCACATAATCATAATAGCCGAGCCTGACAGCGAGTTCCATCTCATAGAAGGGTGTACCGCGCCGGTGCTCGTCAAGCACTCTCTCCATCTCGACATGACTGAGGCGTATCTCCACGAGGGCGCAAAGGTTCAGCTTACCGTGCTCCAGAACTGGCCCGAATACGTCCATACAAGGCCCATGACCAGGGCGAGAATCGGCAAAGGAGCGCGCTTCATTAACACCACCGTTGGCCTTGGAACTGGCAGGAGCAACATAGCAAACCCCAAGTACTGGGTGAACGAGAACGGCTATGTCGAGCTTAATGGAATAATCCTCGGTCAGAGGGACTGGTACGTTGATCTTGGCGGCGAGATGTACCTCCAGGGCAGGGGCGCTGCGGGGATAAACGCAAGCAAGGCCGTTATAATGGACGGGAGCACCGTAATAACCCGGGGTAGGATAGTGGCAAAGGCTCCAAAAACCAGAGGGCACATAAACTGCGATGCATTACTGATGAGCGACAGAGCGACGATGGAGACATATCCTGGGCTTGTCAGCAAGGTCGATGATGCCGAGCTGAGCCACGAGGCCGCGATAGGTAAGATACGCGAGGAGGAGCTGTTCTACCTCATGAGCCGCGGTCTCAGTGAGGAGAAGGCGACGCAGCTTATAGTTAAGGGCTTCCTTGAACCGATGCTAAGGGACATTCCGATGGAGTTCCTCGTTGAGATAAGGAAGATTATCGAGCTCTCCGTCAGTGGTAGCATGTGA
- the sufC gene encoding Fe-S cluster assembly ATPase SufC, which yields MLNVEDLRVTVEEKEILRGVNLSVGSGEFHVIMGPNGSGKSTLALTIAGHPRYSVTGGRILFNGEDITGVSPDERVRRGILLAFQHPEEVEGVRIMEFLQQILAEVRGMDPVEAYDRIVDTAGELWFSEEDLIRYVNVGFSGGERKRFELLQALLLEPKLLILDEPDSGVDVDSLSVISRKIEGLHESGTAILLITHYGRILQHLDPSRFKVHVMRGGRIVLERDGNFVKEIEEKGFQRIFEECGCDE from the coding sequence GTGCTCAATGTTGAGGATCTCAGGGTCACTGTTGAGGAAAAGGAGATTCTCCGGGGTGTGAACCTCTCGGTGGGTTCCGGCGAGTTCCATGTCATCATGGGTCCCAACGGTTCGGGCAAGTCAACCCTCGCCCTGACCATAGCAGGACATCCCAGATACAGTGTCACAGGGGGGAGAATACTCTTCAATGGGGAAGACATAACCGGCGTTTCTCCCGACGAGCGTGTCAGAAGAGGCATCCTTCTGGCGTTCCAGCACCCTGAGGAGGTTGAAGGGGTCAGGATAATGGAGTTCCTACAGCAGATTCTGGCCGAGGTCAGGGGGATGGATCCTGTTGAGGCCTACGATCGCATCGTCGATACCGCAGGGGAGCTCTGGTTCAGTGAGGAGGATCTGATAAGGTACGTCAATGTTGGCTTCTCCGGTGGTGAGAGGAAGAGATTTGAACTCCTTCAGGCGCTTCTCCTTGAGCCCAAGCTCTTGATTCTGGACGAGCCGGACAGCGGCGTTGATGTTGACTCCCTTAGTGTCATCAGCAGAAAGATTGAGGGGCTTCACGAGAGCGGAACCGCCATACTTCTAATCACTCACTACGGAAGAATACTTCAGCACCTTGACCCCAGCAGATTCAAGGTTCACGTCATGCGCGGGGGAAGGATAGTCCTAGAAAGGGACGGTAACTTCGTGAAAGAAATCGAGGAGAAGGGCTTCCAGAGGATATTCGAGGAGTGTGGGTGCGATGAGTGA
- the lonB gene encoding ATP-dependent protease LonB → MGEDTKVERETLAPREYGERLDLGLDFKTTEDIKVPEKLIDQVIGQEHAVEVIKTAATQKRHVLLIGEPGTGKSMLGQAMAELLPTENLEDILVFPNSEDENMPKIKTVPACQGRRIVEKYREKAKGQESIKSYILLFVMFTVMLALFIDFSATTLLMGLFVVILTIMALSNMRLRSSVLVPKLLVDNCGRTKAPFIDATGAHAGALLGDVRHDPFQSGGLGTPAHERVEPGMIHRAHRGVLFIDEVATLSLKMQQSLLTAMQEKKFPITGQSEMSSGAMVRTEPVPCDFVLVAAGNLDTVDKMHPALRSRIRGYGYEVYMRTTMPDTIENRRKLIQFVAQEVKRDGKIPHFTRDAVEEIVREAQKRAGRKGHLTLRLRDLGGIVRAAGDIAVKKGKKYVEREDVLEAIRMAKPLEKQLADWYIERKKEYQVIKTEGSEIGRVNGLAVIGEQSGIVLPIEAVVAPAASKEEGKIIVTGKLGEIAKEAVQNVSAIIKRYKGEDISRYDIHVQFLQTYEGVEGDSASISVATAVISALEEIPIRQDVAMTGSLSVRGEVLPIGGATPKIEAAIEAGIKTVIIPKSNEKDVFLSRDKAEKVQIFPVETIDEVLEIALEESEKKRELLKRIRKALPLSL, encoded by the coding sequence ATGGGGGAGGACACGAAGGTTGAGAGGGAAACCCTGGCCCCCAGGGAATACGGAGAGCGCCTAGACCTAGGTCTGGATTTCAAAACGACCGAGGATATAAAGGTTCCCGAAAAGCTCATCGATCAGGTTATCGGACAGGAGCATGCGGTGGAGGTCATAAAAACGGCCGCGACCCAGAAAAGGCATGTTCTCCTGATAGGTGAGCCGGGAACTGGTAAGTCAATGCTCGGTCAGGCGATGGCTGAGCTCCTACCAACGGAAAACCTTGAGGATATACTCGTATTTCCGAACTCCGAAGACGAAAACATGCCCAAGATAAAGACCGTCCCGGCCTGTCAGGGGCGGAGAATAGTCGAGAAGTACCGCGAGAAGGCCAAAGGCCAGGAGAGCATAAAATCGTACATACTCCTCTTCGTCATGTTCACTGTAATGCTGGCACTTTTTATAGACTTCAGCGCCACGACGCTCCTTATGGGGCTGTTTGTTGTCATACTCACCATAATGGCCCTCTCGAATATGCGTCTCAGGAGCTCAGTACTCGTTCCCAAACTTCTCGTCGACAACTGCGGCAGGACCAAGGCGCCGTTTATCGACGCCACGGGTGCCCACGCTGGTGCACTCCTCGGCGACGTGCGCCACGACCCCTTCCAGAGCGGTGGCCTGGGGACGCCGGCCCATGAGAGGGTAGAGCCCGGGATGATACACCGCGCCCACAGGGGTGTCCTGTTTATAGACGAAGTGGCAACGCTGAGCCTTAAGATGCAGCAGAGCCTCCTCACGGCGATGCAGGAGAAGAAGTTCCCGATAACCGGCCAGAGTGAGATGTCAAGCGGAGCAATGGTCAGGACCGAGCCGGTCCCCTGTGACTTCGTCCTAGTCGCCGCGGGAAACCTTGACACCGTTGACAAGATGCACCCGGCACTGCGCTCCCGTATCAGAGGTTATGGTTACGAGGTCTATATGCGCACCACCATGCCCGACACCATCGAGAACAGGCGCAAGCTCATACAGTTCGTGGCCCAGGAGGTAAAGCGCGACGGAAAGATACCACACTTCACGCGCGATGCCGTTGAGGAGATCGTCAGGGAGGCACAGAAGCGTGCCGGCAGAAAGGGACACCTAACGTTGCGCCTTCGTGACCTTGGCGGTATTGTGAGGGCCGCTGGAGACATAGCGGTCAAGAAGGGCAAGAAGTACGTGGAGCGCGAAGACGTCCTTGAGGCGATAAGGATGGCAAAGCCCCTCGAAAAGCAGCTGGCTGACTGGTACATAGAGCGCAAAAAGGAGTACCAAGTCATCAAGACCGAAGGGAGCGAGATAGGCCGCGTCAATGGCCTCGCGGTGATCGGTGAGCAGAGCGGTATAGTCCTGCCGATAGAGGCTGTGGTTGCCCCCGCTGCGAGCAAGGAGGAGGGCAAGATAATCGTCACGGGAAAGCTCGGGGAGATAGCCAAAGAGGCCGTCCAGAACGTCTCGGCAATAATCAAGCGCTACAAAGGCGAGGACATAAGCAGGTACGATATCCACGTCCAGTTCCTCCAGACCTACGAGGGCGTGGAGGGTGACTCGGCCAGCATAAGTGTCGCGACCGCCGTCATCTCGGCCCTTGAGGAGATACCCATCAGACAGGATGTGGCCATGACCGGCTCTTTAAGCGTTCGCGGTGAGGTGCTTCCGATAGGCGGGGCGACTCCGAAGATAGAAGCCGCCATAGAGGCCGGCATAAAGACGGTAATAATCCCCAAGAGCAACGAGAAGGACGTGTTCCTCAGCAGGGACAAGGCAGAGAAGGTTCAGATATTCCCCGTCGAGACCATTGACGAGGTGCTTGAGATAGCCCTTGAGGAGAGCGAGAAGAAGAGGGAGCTCCTCAAACGCATAAGGAAAGCCCTTCCGCTTTCCCTCTGA
- a CDS encoding DUF2666 family protein, which translates to MKVEDQIVFTAHHGNWKVADRLLDMEDEKVAHFIASIANTVNSKIPEYLTEVMNVAGIMSLAEEIGKKDLSDAVVALKSPGTARKLGQLVFEEDKKLKKHLVEVAKALLVREVLSKKVPVEYPEEPLGEVKIVFPYNEDHINFVAFHVSGKTKWRAVRRLIIDEKTPMADVARLLASINESITLKLPLYAGIDVGGIEAWFGEFKKVKKAEIPAVVEKYKHFPAENYAPADFQEHARVYALRTVLGKIGLPLDVPAKNLEKYLEKK; encoded by the coding sequence ATGAAGGTTGAGGATCAGATAGTGTTTACGGCCCATCACGGGAACTGGAAGGTGGCAGACAGGCTCCTTGATATGGAAGACGAGAAGGTGGCGCACTTCATAGCGAGTATAGCCAACACCGTCAACTCCAAGATACCCGAGTACCTCACGGAAGTCATGAACGTCGCTGGAATAATGAGCCTCGCCGAGGAGATTGGGAAAAAAGACCTGAGCGACGCTGTTGTCGCCCTTAAATCACCAGGGACTGCGAGAAAGCTCGGTCAGCTTGTTTTTGAGGAGGACAAGAAGCTCAAAAAACACCTCGTTGAGGTTGCTAAGGCCCTGCTCGTCAGGGAGGTACTGTCCAAAAAAGTGCCGGTGGAGTATCCTGAAGAGCCGCTGGGTGAGGTTAAAATAGTCTTCCCGTACAACGAAGACCACATCAACTTTGTTGCATTCCATGTGAGCGGAAAAACGAAGTGGAGGGCCGTTAGAAGACTTATTATCGATGAGAAGACTCCCATGGCAGACGTTGCAAGACTCCTTGCGAGCATAAACGAGAGCATCACTCTTAAACTGCCACTCTACGCTGGAATCGACGTCGGCGGGATAGAGGCCTGGTTCGGAGAGTTTAAAAAGGTCAAAAAGGCCGAAATACCGGCGGTCGTTGAAAAGTACAAGCATTTCCCTGCCGAGAACTATGCTCCAGCAGACTTCCAGGAACACGCGAGGGTTTACGCCCTGAGAACGGTCCTTGGAAAGATAGGACTGCCCCTGGACGTTCCCGCAAAGAACCTTGAGAAGTATTTGGAGAAGAAATGA
- a CDS encoding RidA family protein, whose product MKKETVFTEKAPRPIGPYSQGVIAEGRFLFVSGQIPINPETGELVTGDIEKQARQAIENLLAVVRAAGGSAENVVKVTVYIRDMGEYSRFNEIYEEYFSKSKPARAVVEVSNLPKGVAVEIEAIAAL is encoded by the coding sequence ATGAAAAAAGAGACGGTCTTCACGGAGAAAGCCCCGAGGCCGATAGGGCCCTACAGCCAGGGGGTAATCGCTGAGGGCAGGTTCCTGTTCGTTTCAGGGCAGATACCGATAAACCCCGAAACGGGCGAGCTGGTTACCGGGGACATAGAGAAGCAGGCCAGACAGGCTATCGAGAACCTTCTGGCCGTGGTCAGGGCCGCCGGTGGGAGCGCCGAAAACGTGGTGAAGGTCACGGTGTACATCAGAGACATGGGCGAATATTCCAGATTCAACGAGATTTACGAGGAGTACTTCTCAAAGTCAAAGCCTGCCAGAGCCGTCGTGGAGGTTTCGAACCTGCCCAAAGGGGTGGCTGTTGAGATAGAGGCCATAGCCGCTCTTTAG
- a CDS encoding Mov34/MPN/PAD-1 family protein, giving the protein MEAVRIRRGLLEYLLELARDFYPNEFAGFLREKDGVFEEVLIAPNPHFGRSSAFFDTWMLPYDESIKGTVHSHPGPNPRPSGADLNFFSKFGGVHIIIAYPFVEDSVRAYRSDGSVLRIEVVD; this is encoded by the coding sequence ATGGAAGCGGTCAGGATCCGGCGTGGGCTTTTGGAGTACCTGCTGGAGCTCGCCAGGGATTTTTATCCCAACGAGTTCGCGGGTTTTTTAAGGGAAAAGGACGGGGTGTTCGAGGAGGTTCTCATAGCTCCCAACCCTCACTTCGGAAGGAGCTCGGCTTTCTTCGACACCTGGATGTTGCCCTACGATGAGAGCATTAAAGGGACCGTCCACTCTCACCCGGGACCGAATCCGAGGCCGTCGGGGGCGGACTTGAACTTCTTCTCAAAGTTCGGTGGGGTGCACATCATAATCGCCTATCCCTTCGTGGAGGACAGCGTTAGAGCATACCGCAGCGATGGGAGCGTGCTTCGGATAGAGGTTGTGGACTGA
- a CDS encoding helix-turn-helix transcriptional regulator, giving the protein MKIRDLLDELSARQKETVIHCAETCGIPDLDREVELQVEGDMIKFLKALSNPLRLKILKLLKDNWLCVCLISKILDQDQTLISHHLRTLKSLGLIIERKEGKMHFYRTNTEVLERYLSMVTIELV; this is encoded by the coding sequence ATGAAGATTAGAGACCTCCTGGATGAACTGAGCGCAAGGCAGAAAGAAACCGTTATCCACTGTGCAGAGACGTGCGGTATCCCCGACCTTGACAGGGAGGTGGAGCTCCAGGTAGAGGGGGACATGATAAAGTTTCTGAAGGCCCTTTCGAACCCACTGAGACTCAAGATACTCAAGCTCCTCAAGGACAACTGGCTCTGCGTGTGCCTGATATCCAAGATACTTGACCAGGACCAGACCCTCATAAGCCACCACCTGCGCACCCTCAAGTCACTTGGACTGATAATCGAAAGAAAAGAGGGCAAGATGCACTTCTACAGAACCAATACCGAAGTCCTTGAGAGGTATCTCTCCATGGTAACCATCGAGCTGGTGTAA
- a CDS encoding MazG nucleotide pyrophosphohydrolase domain-containing protein yields the protein MNELQRQVHELVAEFGGYWEPFQMLAAFVEEVGELADELLNVEGIKGAGNRDRLEEELGDVMFALACIANYYRIDLLDALQKSIEKYRERDSGRWPNNR from the coding sequence ATGAACGAGCTCCAGAGGCAGGTCCATGAGCTGGTCGCGGAGTTTGGCGGCTACTGGGAGCCTTTTCAGATGCTCGCAGCCTTCGTGGAGGAGGTTGGAGAGCTCGCGGATGAACTCCTAAATGTGGAAGGAATTAAGGGAGCGGGAAATAGGGACAGGCTGGAAGAGGAACTCGGTGACGTTATGTTCGCCCTTGCCTGCATAGCCAACTATTACAGAATAGACCTCCTCGATGCTCTCCAGAAGAGCATTGAAAAGTACCGCGAACGCGACAGCGGGCGATGGCCCAACAACAGATGA
- a CDS encoding Lrp/AsnC family transcriptional regulator: MADKINGIDIRILKLLAKNARLTYKELAEILGTTRQRISRRMDRLERNGIIKKYTVIPNYDALGYVHVILGITVKPSVSIDEIIPALVEDENIKIVERALGSHNLVIHIVGPKDMKELEKIINEVSKKIPGIDKLDITFVTETVKFEVL; encoded by the coding sequence ATGGCCGATAAAATAAACGGGATTGACATCAGGATTTTGAAGCTCCTCGCCAAGAACGCCCGCCTTACCTACAAGGAGCTCGCCGAAATTCTTGGCACCACGAGGCAGAGGATATCAAGGAGGATGGACCGCCTAGAGAGGAACGGCATCATAAAGAAGTACACAGTGATACCCAACTACGATGCCCTTGGCTATGTCCACGTGATACTGGGAATCACCGTCAAGCCTTCGGTCAGCATCGACGAGATAATCCCAGCCCTCGTTGAAGATGAGAACATCAAGATAGTCGAGCGCGCCCTCGGTTCGCACAACCTCGTGATACACATCGTCGGCCCCAAGGATATGAAGGAGCTTGAGAAGATTATAAACGAGGTCTCCAAGAAGATACCCGGCATAGACAAGCTCGACATAACTTTCGTAACCGAGACCGTTAAGTTTGAGGTTCTCTGA
- a CDS encoding DUF92 domain-containing protein, with translation MLERVAVDLAVVAGLGIGSYRFKALDAKGAIAAALLGLSVMELGGIYPFAALLAFVVLGVLATKYKFREKSKLGAAQGRDGIRSWGNVLGNGLAALIFLAFEYFSQMDVFWAASFAAIATANGDTLASELGKIFGKNPKLITTLKPVKPGVNGAVSWAGEVFALIGALIIALFALPVSTDRGAMLLAITIGGFIGVNLDSLIGATLENEGITNNNSTNFLASLFGGFIGAGLFYLIA, from the coding sequence ATGCTTGAGAGAGTGGCAGTGGATCTTGCAGTGGTCGCAGGACTCGGCATCGGTTCGTACAGATTCAAGGCCCTCGATGCCAAAGGCGCCATTGCCGCGGCACTCCTCGGGCTGTCGGTTATGGAGCTGGGGGGAATATACCCCTTCGCCGCACTGCTGGCCTTTGTGGTTCTGGGCGTTCTGGCCACCAAGTACAAATTCAGGGAGAAGTCAAAGCTGGGTGCCGCTCAGGGCAGGGACGGAATAAGGAGCTGGGGCAACGTTCTCGGCAACGGCCTGGCTGCCCTCATCTTCCTTGCCTTCGAATACTTCTCCCAGATGGACGTCTTCTGGGCGGCCAGTTTTGCCGCAATAGCAACGGCCAACGGGGACACACTGGCCAGTGAGCTCGGCAAGATCTTTGGAAAAAACCCCAAGCTTATCACGACACTCAAACCCGTTAAGCCAGGAGTCAACGGGGCGGTTTCGTGGGCGGGGGAAGTCTTTGCCCTTATAGGAGCCCTCATAATAGCCCTCTTCGCACTCCCCGTGAGCACAGACAGGGGAGCTATGCTCCTCGCCATCACCATCGGCGGATTCATCGGTGTCAACTTGGACAGCCTTATAGGGGCGACCCTTGAGAACGAGGGGATAACTAACAACAACTCAACCAACTTCCTCGCGAGCCTCTTCGGAGGCTTTATCGGCGCCGGCCTCTTCTACCTCATTGCGTGA
- a CDS encoding SPOUT family RNA methylase, which yields MKFIVKTQRGMESVAANYIRESISDATVWASPMGYSGLIIVETDDESASDKILRIPEVERLIPVVVEVPGELEKIVESAEKLAPLIGEGETFAVKTKRRGKHGFTSMDVNRELGARIRELTNADVNLSWPDRVVQVEIIGDRAYISVLPGEEFRKFTPDKIDARKLFRKVTLVQMPYWGDYKACRSFGEKIGRAAQAFEVKELIIAPKEKMDAFELAEFIKGVRVGQESRHQIQREAYPWKVEKVPVSVWDLYQVVRDKRRGKRLLIITDPKGPTLAEVKDRLAKDMFYAKEVVIFVGSREGIPRGLFRFADYVVDLAPYMTFATEHGIPAALVSLWEVYEEYARKREERT from the coding sequence ATGAAGTTCATAGTCAAAACCCAGCGGGGAATGGAGAGTGTCGCCGCCAACTACATCAGGGAATCCATTTCAGACGCCACAGTCTGGGCGTCTCCCATGGGATATTCTGGTCTTATCATCGTTGAAACGGATGATGAAAGCGCCAGTGACAAGATACTGAGGATTCCTGAGGTTGAGAGGTTGATACCCGTTGTCGTTGAAGTTCCCGGTGAGCTTGAGAAGATAGTCGAGAGCGCCGAAAAACTCGCTCCCCTGATAGGTGAGGGCGAGACCTTTGCCGTGAAGACGAAGAGGCGAGGCAAGCACGGGTTCACCAGTATGGATGTCAACCGTGAGCTGGGTGCCAGGATAAGGGAGCTAACGAATGCCGACGTAAACCTGAGCTGGCCGGACCGGGTTGTGCAGGTTGAGATAATCGGCGACAGGGCATACATCTCAGTGCTTCCGGGGGAAGAGTTCAGGAAGTTCACCCCCGATAAAATAGACGCCAGGAAGCTTTTCCGGAAGGTCACACTCGTCCAGATGCCCTACTGGGGGGACTACAAGGCCTGCAGAAGCTTTGGAGAAAAGATAGGGAGGGCCGCACAAGCCTTCGAGGTAAAGGAACTAATAATCGCCCCCAAGGAGAAGATGGACGCCTTCGAGCTGGCGGAGTTCATAAAGGGGGTAAGGGTGGGGCAGGAGAGCAGACATCAGATACAGCGTGAGGCGTATCCGTGGAAGGTTGAGAAGGTTCCAGTCTCGGTTTGGGACCTCTATCAGGTGGTCAGAGACAAAAGGAGGGGCAAGAGGCTGCTCATAATAACCGACCCCAAGGGACCAACCCTCGCCGAGGTGAAGGACAGGCTCGCGAAGGACATGTTCTACGCGAAGGAAGTTGTGATTTTCGTGGGTTCCCGTGAGGGCATCCCGCGCGGGCTCTTCAGATTCGCCGACTACGTCGTTGACCTCGCGCCGTACATGACGTTTGCCACGGAGCACGGCATCCCGGCTGCGCTCGTCTCACTCTGGGAGGTTTACGAGGAGTACGCCCGAAAGCGAGAGGAGAGAACATGA
- a CDS encoding 30S ribosomal protein S3ae yields MAKGNPRKRAAATKDKWKMKEWYIVYAPDFFGSKEIGLTPADEPEKVIGRVIETTLKDLTGDFTKGQVKLYFQIYDVKGQNAYTKFKGHTLARSYIRSLVRRRTTRVDGIFNVTTKDGYKLRVMGMVIAYRRIQTSQERAIRRIIQDIIYKKAEELNYRDFVLEAVSGKMAAEIAKEARKIYPIKRAEIRKIKVLAEPEA; encoded by the coding sequence ATGGCAAAGGGTAACCCAAGGAAGAGGGCTGCTGCTACCAAGGATAAGTGGAAGATGAAAGAGTGGTACATAGTTTACGCTCCAGACTTCTTCGGAAGCAAGGAGATAGGCCTCACCCCCGCCGATGAACCTGAGAAGGTCATCGGGAGGGTCATCGAGACTACCCTTAAGGACCTCACCGGCGACTTCACCAAGGGCCAGGTCAAGCTCTACTTCCAGATCTACGACGTCAAGGGACAGAACGCCTACACCAAGTTCAAGGGACACACCCTCGCGAGGAGCTACATAAGGAGCCTCGTCAGGAGGAGAACGACGAGAGTTGACGGCATATTCAACGTCACCACCAAGGACGGCTACAAGCTCCGCGTCATGGGAATGGTCATCGCCTACAGGCGCATCCAGACCAGCCAGGAGAGGGCTATCAGGAGGATCATTCAGGACATCATCTACAAGAAGGCCGAGGAGCTCAACTACAGGGACTTCGTCCTTGAGGCCGTCAGCGGTAAGATGGCGGCGGAGATAGCCAAGGAAGCCAGGAAGATATACCCGATCAAGAGGGCCGAGATCAGGAAGATCAAGGTTCTCGCCGAGCCGGAGGCTTGA
- a CDS encoding KEOPS complex subunit Pcc1, translated as MKIEAKAEIVWHYGDRRRAEAIAEALEVDNVGLPESLKKSLNVLTRWEDGDVITKVKYSGEIETLIKALDDLVFSIKIAEYVTEKV; from the coding sequence GTGAAGATTGAAGCGAAGGCCGAGATAGTCTGGCACTACGGCGACCGGAGAAGGGCCGAGGCTATAGCTGAGGCACTGGAAGTGGACAACGTGGGCCTTCCGGAAAGCCTAAAGAAAAGTTTAAATGTGCTAACCCGATGGGAAGATGGGGACGTCATAACAAAGGTTAAATACTCGGGTGAGATTGAGACACTCATCAAAGCGCTGGATGATTTGGTGTTTTCAATCAAAATCGCCGAATATGTTACCGAAAAGGTGTGA